The genomic interval CAGTACAATGGCCGCAAAAGACATGGCGTGAACGCTGATTCTAAAACCGCAGAAGCTTAAAATTATGGCAGTAAAACAAGAAATTAAGTACTTAACCGCCGTAAAACAGGAGAAACGCGCAAAGAAATATTGCCGTTTCAAAAAGTTAGGCATCCGGTATGTGGATTACAAAGACGCTGAGTTCCTGAAGAAATTCCTGAACGATCAGGGTAAAATGTTACCTCGTCGTATCACTGGTAACTCTCTGAAATTCCAGCGTAAAGTAGCGCAGGCTATTAAAAAAGCCCGTCAAATGGCTTTGTTACCTTACGTTACTGACCTTTTAAAATAAACAAACCTATTCACCGGTTTCCTGGTCTATGCCAGGTAATTAAAGGTCCTTAAAACTAATTAACAATGCAAGTAATCTTAATACAAGACGTAGATAACCTGGGCCAGAAGAATGAGCTGGCAACCGTTAGAAACGGTTATGCCAGGAATTTTCTGATCCCGCAGAAATTTGCGGTAGAAGCCAGCCCTTCTAACCTGAAACAACTTCAGGAGCGCCTGAAAGTACAGAAGGTTAAAGAAGAGAAAATGTTGGCTGAAATTGCCAAAGTTGTGGAAGTGCTGAAAGCAGGTCCCGTTAAAATTGGCGCTAAGACCGGTACTTCCGGTAAGATCTTCGGTAGCGTAACTGGTGTGCAGATCGCACGTGCTATTAAAGAGCAGAAAGGTTACGAAATCGATCGTCGCCGTATCCACATCCTGGATGACGTAAAAGAGTTAGGTACTTACAAAGCAAGACTGGATTTCGGTAAAGGCAACGAAGCTGAACTGGAATTCGAAGTAGTAGCTGAATAAGACTACATATTCTTTCTAAAAAATCCCGTCTCGTTTTAAATGAGACGGGATTTTTTTATGGGGTTATTTATATTTGCGCATCATATGAAAAAGTATTTACCTCTATTTTTTATTGCAGGCATGATAGCTGCCTGTAATGGACAGGATCTCAGTGATAGCGCTTCAGATACTTCACATATAGAAGAAGCTCCCTCAATCGGCAAAGTGCCCGTTAATACAGATACCTTCTCTGTCGGTAACAGGTCATTTACCATCCATACGCTGGAACATTCCTCCTTTGATAAACTGTCAGATCCTGACTATGATAGTGCGGAAAACAGCCTCCTGAACAAAGACAAGGCACATGTAAAACGCACCGGCGACACCCTGCAGTTTACACTGAACAACGGCGAGACCCGCATTCTTGCCAATAATACCAAAGATGATGATAAGTATTGTATCTTCTTCTATGCCGGCTATCTGCCCGATATCCATCAATACCTCGTTTTCGGCAGTTATTATGAATCCAGCGACTATGTGCTGATCAACGCCGACAATGGGGAGCTGACGCATGTATGGGGCGTACCTGTCGTCTCTCCCGATCATAAATATGTCATATGCGCTTCAGTGGATCTGATAGCCGGGTTCAATAACAATGGCTTTCAGCTCTTCTCCTATCGCGATAATAAGCTCATTTCCGAGGGGGATGTGCAGTTTGATAAGTGGGGTCCGGGACAAATGAAATGGCTCGATAATAAGACTATCGAGGCCGAATACGTCGTACTTGACAACGATATGAATGAAGTGCCTAAACCGGTTAAACTGGTGATGAAATAAACGGAGCTGTCTTCGGAGAGATAAAGGAACATCAGGCGGTGTTCCTTTTTTTTGGTGTACCTGTCGATATACGTAACCATTGGGGCTGCGGCTCATTTTATTTCATCCCGGGATGCCGCAAATACATTAACTTTCTTATAAATCCCCACGCTGATGAAAAACGCCTTATTATTTTCATTGTTATTGCTGACTGGATTGACATCCATAGTCTTCAACAGCCTGGCGCAGGTACAACAGGCCCCGCTTTCCAATATAGAAGGTAATGCACAATCCATTACCGGTAAGCTGAAAGCGGCACTGACCTTAACCGAAGCCCAGCAGCCCAAGATACTCAACACCGTTACCAATTTCCTGCAGCAACGGGCTAATATCCTTTCGCTGAACAACAGCAATCCCAAGGCATACGATACCAAGCTAAAAAGCTTTCAGAACGGCTTTCAGCGAAAGCTGAAGACCATCCTGACACCGGAACAATTCACCGGTTTCCTGGAGCTGAAACCAGTGAACAATGACATGACCAATGTCCTGTCACAGTTATTTTATTAGCGGTCAACTCCAGGCTTTACGCAGGAACCTTAGCCAGTTGCCGTGCATAATATTGTCAATATCCGCTGCGGAATATCCTCTCTTTGCAAATAAAGCAGGTATTTTCTGCAGATCGGCAATTGTTTCGAGGTCGTAAGGACTTTGCTCTTTTCCGAAGGCACCGTCCAGGTCTGATCCTATCCCAACATGCAAGGCATTTCCTGCCAGCTGGCAGATGTGGTCCATATGATCGACCAATACATCCAGGGAGGCGCCCATTTCTTTAGGCTGAGACACACCCCTTACCCATCCGGGCACCATCATCCAGGCATCCATTGCGCCGCCAATTACAGCGCCACGGCTGATCAGCTCTTTTATCTGCTCATCAGAGAACTGGCGATTATGATTCACCAATGCACGCACATTGTTATGGCTGGCCCATACATGGCCATGGAAATGCTCCATTGCTTCCCAGAAGCTATCATCACACAGATGCGTAGCATCCAGTATGATGTTCAGTCTTTCCATTTCCTTCAGCAGGGCATGTCCCTTAGGGCCCATAAAACCGGTGGCATCTGTTCCCTGTGCATAACGGCCGGGGCCATAATGTGCCGGACCTACGGCACGTAGTCCATTGTCATAGGCACGCTGCAGGTAGCTGACATCAACGATAGAATCGGCTCCTTCCAGGCTGAGTATGTAACCAACCGGCTTGCTGATGTTGGGTGAACCATCGTTCCAGAGGGCCAGGTGTTTCTCGAGGGCCGCCAGGTTGGTGATCTGGACCATTTCCCCTGCGTCTTCCATCGCTTTGTACCAGGCCAGCTGTCCCTGTGTCTGGGCCCAGGCCTGCTCGGGTGAGAACCAGCCGGGTAATGGATTGTCGGGCGCCACGAAACGCGCTATCTGTGTAGCCACGACCAGCCCGATATTTCCTTTGCGCAACTCGGGGAATGATACCACTCCTTTTGCACGATCCGGTTTGTCCGTCATTCCTACCTCACGTCTCCTGATGTCTTCCACCGGCAATCGCAGGTTACGGTTCCATTCCATCGCATTCATGCTCAGATCAAGATGCGCGTCTATTATAAACATGTCAGTATTTTTTTGATAAGTTAGATCATGATCTTTCTGTCCCGCGCTATTACCTTCCAGTAGGCTACACAATTATTGTCTTCCACCACTCCTACCCGATCGTGCAAAGCTACTGTCGGACAGATATGTACCGGAATACCATAGAACACTGTACCTACCGGGTACAGGGAAGTATCCGGCACTTTAACCACCATATGCTCTTCAC from Chitinophaga filiformis carries:
- the rpsR gene encoding 30S ribosomal protein S18, with the protein product MAVKQEIKYLTAVKQEKRAKKYCRFKKLGIRYVDYKDAEFLKKFLNDQGKMLPRRITGNSLKFQRKVAQAIKKARQMALLPYVTDLLK
- the rplI gene encoding 50S ribosomal protein L9 — protein: MQVILIQDVDNLGQKNELATVRNGYARNFLIPQKFAVEASPSNLKQLQERLKVQKVKEEKMLAEIAKVVEVLKAGPVKIGAKTGTSGKIFGSVTGVQIARAIKEQKGYEIDRRRIHILDDVKELGTYKARLDFGKGNEAELEFEVVAE
- a CDS encoding dipeptidase codes for the protein MFIIDAHLDLSMNAMEWNRNLRLPVEDIRRREVGMTDKPDRAKGVVSFPELRKGNIGLVVATQIARFVAPDNPLPGWFSPEQAWAQTQGQLAWYKAMEDAGEMVQITNLAALEKHLALWNDGSPNISKPVGYILSLEGADSIVDVSYLQRAYDNGLRAVGPAHYGPGRYAQGTDATGFMGPKGHALLKEMERLNIILDATHLCDDSFWEAMEHFHGHVWASHNNVRALVNHNRQFSDEQIKELISRGAVIGGAMDAWMMVPGWVRGVSQPKEMGASLDVLVDHMDHICQLAGNALHVGIGSDLDGAFGKEQSPYDLETIADLQKIPALFAKRGYSAADIDNIMHGNWLRFLRKAWS